One region of Malania oleifera isolate guangnan ecotype guangnan chromosome 6, ASM2987363v1, whole genome shotgun sequence genomic DNA includes:
- the LOC131157433 gene encoding probable CCR4-associated factor 1 homolog 7 has translation MSLLPKSDSVQIREVWNDNLEEEFALIRNIVDEFPYIAMDTEFPGIVLRPVGNFKNSNEYHYQTLKDNVDMLKLIQLGLTFSDEQGNLPTCETDKYCIWQFNFREFNVNEDVFANDSIELLRESGIDFKKNNEKGIDSLRFGELLMSSGIVLNDNVHWVTFHSGYDFGYLLKLLTCHNLPDTQVGFFSLINMYFPTLYDIKHLMRFCNSLHGGLNKLAELLEVERVGICHQAGSDSLLTSCTFRKLKESFFSGSLEKYAGVLYGLGVENGQNTH, from the coding sequence ATGTCGCTGTTACCGAAAAGCGATTCGGTTCAAATTCGGGAGGTTTGGAACGATAATCTTGAGGAAGAGTTTGCGTTGATCCGGAACATTGTTGACGAGTTCCCTTACATCGCGATGGATACGGAATTTCCGGGGATTGTTCTCCGCCCTGTTGGCAATTTCAAAAACAGTAACGAGTATCATTACCAGACATTGAAAGACAATGTCGACATGTTGAAATTAATTCAATTGGGCCTCACATTTTCCGACGAGCAAGGAAATCTTCCCACTTGCGAGACGGACAAGTATTGCATTTGGCAATTCAATTTTCGAGAGTTCAATGTGAATGAGGATGTTTTTGCGAATGATTCAATCGAGCTTTTGCGCGAAAGTGGTATTGATTTTAAGAAGAATAATGAGAAGGGTATTGATTCTCTCCGCTTCGGTGAGCTCTTGATGTCCTCTGGCATTGTGTTGAATGATAATGTTCATTGGGTTACTTTCCATAGCGGGTATGATTTTGGGTACTTGCTCAAGCTATTGACATGCCATAATTTGCCTGATACACAAGTCGGTTTCTTCAGTTTGATCAATATGTACTTCCCGACTCTTTATGACATCAAGCATTTAATGAGGTTCTGCAATAGTCTTCATGGGGGATTGAACAAGCTGGCGGAGCTGTTGGAAGTGGAGAGAGTTGGCATATGTCACCAGGCAGGTTCGGATAGTTTGCTCACGTCTTGTACATTCAGGAAGTTGAAGGAGAGTTTCTTTAGCGGTTCACTTGAGAAGTATGCTGGTGTTTTGTACGGTTTAGGTGTTGAGAATGGACAGAATACTCACTGA